In a single window of the Campylobacter hyointestinalis subsp. lawsonii genome:
- a CDS encoding NADH-quinone oxidoreductase subunit D, which translates to MLDEFSSKFKVLETCNDNSLLSIKIDKIDLLNAVKFIKETLKFEILLDIVGVDNLNLNKTKRFSVYYIFRRLDAKKLCIWVDTDDSVQSVESIYKSANWAERECFDQFGVIFNGHPNLKRILNHKEFVGHPLRKDYPIDAYQVLHTSDDLVDEMRLELKRNNLTSEENDEFKTKYTFLNIGPSHPATHGTIRNFVALDGEKIVSCVSEIGYLHRGFEKSCENHTYAQIIPYTDRLNYCSALLNNVGYAKAVEEILGVEITDRTKFMRVILGELARIIDHEVCLAAMFVDMGGLTNYWYLYNPREKIYNFLSKLTGARFTNSFTRIGGMANDFYEGWEDELKAHLIDVEKGLDDTLTLIEKNRIFLDRTQGICKISKADALSYGFSGPNLRASGVSYDLRKDKPYYFYDSFDFSVPVGSYGDIYDRMFVRFFEMKESISIIRQAINLIPNGDINIKDKDIVLPPKDQVYGSIEGLINHFKLVFDGIKLPSGHYYSASEGANGELGFFILSSGETKPYRLKLRPPCFYALNAFSKMVEGSLIADSILNLGSLNIIAGELDR; encoded by the coding sequence ATGCTTGATGAATTTTCTTCTAAATTTAAAGTCTTAGAAACCTGTAATGATAACTCACTTCTTAGCATAAAAATAGACAAAATAGATCTTTTAAATGCTGTAAAATTCATAAAAGAAACTCTTAAATTTGAAATACTTCTTGACATAGTCGGTGTTGATAATCTAAATTTAAATAAAACAAAAAGATTTAGTGTTTATTATATTTTTAGGCGATTAGATGCGAAAAAGCTTTGCATTTGGGTAGATACCGATGATAGCGTACAGAGCGTAGAGAGCATTTATAAGAGTGCAAATTGGGCTGAGAGAGAGTGTTTTGACCAGTTTGGCGTGATATTTAATGGGCATCCAAACCTAAAACGCATACTAAATCACAAAGAGTTCGTCGGTCATCCACTAAGAAAAGACTATCCTATAGATGCTTATCAAGTTTTACATACTAGCGATGACCTTGTTGATGAGATGAGGCTTGAGCTTAAAAGAAATAATCTTACAAGCGAAGAAAATGATGAATTTAAAACAAAATATACATTTTTAAACATAGGACCATCTCACCCAGCAACTCACGGAACTATTAGAAATTTTGTCGCACTTGATGGTGAAAAGATCGTTTCTTGCGTAAGTGAGATAGGCTATTTGCACCGCGGATTTGAAAAGTCTTGTGAAAATCATACTTACGCCCAGATCATTCCATATACTGATCGCTTAAACTACTGCTCAGCTCTACTAAATAACGTAGGCTACGCAAAAGCGGTAGAAGAAATTTTAGGTGTAGAAATAACAGATCGCACTAAATTTATGCGCGTTATCCTAGGAGAGCTTGCTAGGATAATCGACCACGAAGTCTGTTTGGCTGCTATGTTTGTGGATATGGGTGGGCTTACAAATTACTGGTATCTTTATAATCCTCGTGAGAAAATTTACAACTTCCTTTCAAAGCTAACAGGAGCTAGATTTACAAACTCATTTACAAGAATAGGCGGTATGGCAAATGACTTTTATGAAGGTTGGGAAGATGAGCTAAAAGCCCATCTGATAGACGTCGAAAAAGGGCTTGATGATACTCTAACTCTCATAGAAAAAAACCGCATATTTTTAGATAGAACACAAGGAATTTGTAAAATAAGCAAGGCTGATGCTCTAAGCTACGGCTTTAGCGGACCAAATTTAAGAGCTAGTGGAGTTTCATACGACTTACGCAAAGATAAACCATACTATTTTTATGATAGTTTTGACTTCAGCGTTCCAGTAGGAAGCTACGGAGATATCTATGATAGGATGTTTGTAAGATTTTTTGAGATGAAAGAGAGCATATCTATCATAAGACAAGCTATAAATTTAATACCAAACGGCGATATCAACATAAAAGATAAAGATATTGTATTGCCGCCAAAAGATCAAGTTTATGGAAGTATAGAAGGACTTATAAATCACTTTAAGCTTGTATTTGATGGTATAAAATTGCCTAGTGGTCATTATTATAGTGCGAGTGAAGGCGCAAACGGAGAGCTTGGATTTTTTATACTAAGTAGTGGCGAGACAAAACCATATAGACTAAAGCTCAGACCGCCTTGTTTTTACGCACTAAACGCATTTTCAAAAATGGTAGAGGGCTCTTTGATAGCAGATAGCATACTAAATCTTGGTAGCCTAAATATCATAGCAGGGGAGCTAGATAGATGA
- a CDS encoding complex I 24 kDa subunit family protein, protein MNFKFSDEELHKIIELKSKVDDERALVLPALWMVQRKNGFIDNSDVKYLEKTLGIKAIFFKEAISFFAMLNDKPKGKFELKFCRTISCKLRGSDELIELCESLLGIKLGETTKDGLFSLEETECLGYCEKAPCMLCNLEQIDTLDEDKVANLIENLRTKECK, encoded by the coding sequence ATGAATTTTAAATTTAGCGATGAAGAATTACACAAAATAATCGAGCTTAAAAGCAAAGTAGATGATGAGAGAGCTTTAGTTCTTCCAGCTCTTTGGATGGTACAACGCAAAAATGGATTTATAGACAATTCAGACGTAAAATATTTAGAAAAAACACTAGGTATAAAAGCTATCTTTTTTAAAGAAGCTATCAGCTTTTTTGCTATGCTAAATGATAAACCAAAAGGTAAATTTGAGCTCAAATTTTGTAGAACTATAAGCTGTAAATTAAGAGGAAGCGATGAGCTTATAGAGCTTTGCGAAAGCTTGCTTGGTATAAAACTTGGAGAAACTACCAAAGACGGACTTTTTAGTCTTGAAGAGACCGAATGTCTTGGATACTGCGAAAAAGCTCCTTGTATGCTTTGCAATTTAGAGCAAATAGATACTTTAGATGAAGATAAAGTCGCAAATCTGATAGAAAATTTAAGGACAAAAGAATGCAAGTAG
- the nuoF gene encoding NADH-quinone oxidoreductase subunit NuoF, whose amino-acid sequence MQVVSARFSIKDAHKIEVAKANGAYLDLEKYLNLDREFIVETIDKSGLRGKGGGGGSCGVKWKNMIAYAKRTEAKKRYLVINGDESEPGTCKDKYILNLDPHLLIEGIIISAYALGANMAYVYIRGEYEREYNSLINAINEAKAELNGLEIIVYKGAGAYICGEKTALLESIEGKRGHPRLKPHDRSEPDFLFGSPCVVNNVETIASVPFIVKNGWEAYRSVGTEKSPGTLLFQISGCVNTPCVKEAAFGTKMIDFINEFGGGVWKNRDLKAVIPGGSSAAVLTKDEVLKATLDYESLKDFNSSLGTGGMIVFDDKTDMPKALLNLLEFYTEESCGQCTPCREGCGWAYRVVKKIIDGKGSLKDLQTLKDICFMLDGKTICVFAPAVKDVIIGFITKFEDEFIRYLKKD is encoded by the coding sequence ATGCAAGTAGTAAGTGCAAGATTTTCTATAAAAGACGCTCATAAAATAGAAGTAGCAAAAGCAAACGGCGCCTACTTAGACCTTGAAAAATATCTAAATTTAGATAGAGAATTTATAGTAGAAACTATAGATAAAAGCGGACTTAGAGGCAAAGGTGGCGGCGGTGGAAGCTGTGGTGTAAAATGGAAAAATATGATCGCCTACGCCAAAAGAACAGAAGCCAAAAAACGCTATCTTGTGATAAACGGCGATGAAAGTGAGCCAGGAACTTGCAAGGATAAATATATACTAAATTTAGATCCGCACTTGCTAATAGAAGGTATTATAATCTCTGCTTACGCACTTGGTGCAAATATGGCTTATGTCTATATCAGAGGCGAGTATGAAAGAGAATACAACTCGCTTATAAATGCCATAAATGAAGCAAAAGCAGAGTTAAACGGGCTTGAGATCATAGTTTATAAAGGCGCTGGGGCGTATATCTGCGGTGAAAAAACAGCACTTTTAGAGTCTATAGAAGGCAAAAGAGGTCATCCAAGGCTTAAACCACACGACAGAAGTGAGCCTGATTTTTTATTTGGTTCGCCTTGTGTTGTAAATAACGTAGAAACCATAGCAAGTGTGCCTTTTATAGTAAAAAATGGTTGGGAGGCTTATAGGAGCGTAGGTACGGAAAAATCGCCAGGAACTTTGCTATTTCAGATAAGTGGCTGCGTAAATACGCCTTGCGTAAAAGAAGCTGCGTTTGGTACTAAAATGATCGATTTTATAAACGAATTTGGTGGTGGAGTATGGAAAAACAGAGATCTTAAAGCAGTCATTCCAGGTGGCTCAAGTGCCGCAGTACTCACAAAAGACGAAGTTTTAAAAGCCACTTTAGACTATGAAAGTTTAAAAGATTTTAACAGCTCTTTAGGAACTGGTGGAATGATAGTTTTTGACGATAAAACAGATATGCCAAAAGCGCTTTTAAATTTACTTGAGTTTTACACAGAAGAGAGTTGCGGACAATGCACGCCATGTAGAGAAGGGTGCGGCTGGGCTTATAGAGTTGTAAAAAAGATAATTGATGGCAAAGGCAGTTTAAAAGACTTGCAAACGTTAAAAGATATATGTTTTATGCTTGATGGTAAGACTATATGCGTATTTGCACCGGCTGTAAAAGACGTAATAATAGGCTTTATAACTAAATTTGAAGATGAATTTATACGATATCTTAAGAAAGACTGA
- a CDS encoding 2Fe-2S iron-sulfur cluster-binding protein, which yields MVDIIVDGKTLSVDEKGNLITELKKYGIEIPHFCYHEALGVSGNCRMCLIEVVGQKRPQIACDMPITAGMEIKINSDLTRKVQRGLLELEFINHPLDCPVCDQAGECALQEYYMKFDKQDSKVKLVDKVQKAKKQDFGCLVIHDSERCVLCRRCVKFTQICTKTYELGIAGRGEHSHISLFDDRKIDNPYAGNIVDICPVGAMTSGDFRFKKRVWHLKISEAICQGCEKGCAIYIDSHKEKYEDHKIYRFRPRFDKEVNGHFICDYGRYSYKDEQPFFKDTNEKALLNLKSFVEQNRAKFDVVVTSALSLEEMYAAREFANEFGANIYGYDDFFDESFDDKGDMLNLRSPNKTPNKKGLEYFGISTNLEALKDNVILFNLGIPIKLNVQNIITISQKADADVLCASAYHRNGHTINKDGILRSTKAAFSPLAPCIEDIIAKICDKSFKFDIKRLLNE from the coding sequence ATGGTTGATATAATTGTTGATGGCAAAACTCTTAGCGTAGATGAAAAAGGCAATCTAATAACAGAGCTTAAAAAATACGGTATCGAGATTCCTCACTTTTGCTACCACGAAGCTTTAGGAGTGAGTGGAAACTGCAGAATGTGTCTTATCGAAGTCGTCGGTCAAAAACGTCCGCAAATAGCTTGTGATATGCCTATAACTGCAGGTATGGAGATAAAAATAAATAGCGATCTTACAAGAAAAGTTCAAAGAGGGCTTTTAGAACTTGAGTTTATAAACCACCCACTTGACTGCCCAGTCTGCGATCAAGCAGGCGAATGTGCCTTGCAAGAATACTATATGAAATTTGATAAACAAGACTCAAAAGTAAAGCTTGTAGATAAGGTACAAAAAGCTAAAAAACAGGACTTTGGCTGTTTGGTTATCCACGATAGTGAGCGTTGCGTTTTATGTAGGCGTTGCGTGAAATTCACTCAAATTTGCACTAAAACTTATGAACTTGGTATCGCAGGGCGTGGGGAACATAGCCATATCAGCTTATTTGATGATAGAAAGATAGACAATCCTTACGCAGGAAATATCGTCGATATCTGCCCGGTTGGAGCTATGACTTCAGGTGATTTTAGATTTAAAAAACGTGTTTGGCATCTAAAAATTAGCGAGGCAATCTGTCAAGGATGCGAAAAAGGATGTGCTATCTACATAGACTCTCATAAAGAAAAATACGAAGATCACAAAATCTACCGCTTTAGACCACGCTTTGACAAAGAAGTAAATGGGCATTTTATCTGCGATTATGGAAGGTATTCTTATAAAGATGAACAGCCGTTTTTTAAAGATACAAATGAGAAAGCTCTATTAAATTTAAAATCTTTTGTAGAGCAAAACAGAGCTAAATTTGACGTTGTTGTGACTTCGGCTCTATCTTTAGAAGAGATGTATGCAGCACGTGAGTTTGCAAATGAATTTGGTGCAAACATTTATGGATATGATGATTTTTTTGATGAGAGTTTTGATGATAAAGGTGATATGCTAAATCTTAGATCGCCAAACAAAACGCCAAATAAAAAGGGCTTAGAATACTTCGGCATAAGTACGAATTTAGAAGCCTTAAAAGACAACGTTATACTTTTCAATCTAGGAATCCCTATAAAGCTAAACGTTCAAAATATAATCACAATAAGCCAAAAAGCAGATGCTGATGTGCTTTGTGCTAGTGCGTATCATAGAAACGGTCACACTATAAATAAAGATGGTATTTTAAGAAGCACCAAAGCAGCATTTTCACCTTTAGCTCCTTGCATTGAAGATATCATAGCTAAAATTTGCGATAAAAGTTTTAAATTTGACATAAAAAGGCTTCTAAATGAGTGA
- a CDS encoding complex I subunit 1/NuoH family protein, whose protein sequence is MSEIGLTIFRIVFILSFVLLLIPILVLLERKISAFIQDRPGPNRASIAGIRLGGIVQALADALKLAIKEDFTPKGIRSKFLFILAPMVLFLMSVLSIAVVPFSDYYTINGVKHIMQAVAFDGGMLWYLGVASLSVYGIMLAGFASNNKYSLLGSLRAASGVISYEIPMGLAVVSMMITYSSINLNDFVSYQQGSFLGLPAWGIFIQPLAAIIFIVCAFAETNRAPFDLAEGESEIVAGYHLEYSAMSFAMFFMAEYIAMTAMSALIVTIFFGGYSLPYLSTSDLAQNYEIVLLGIAIFISLFGAVFIFWTYKNNITRYKTTYDKRKRENKFYLISTLITVILIDAICFYLYNSGLTTQGSKFLALVVDMSVFSIKTLIVLFLFIVVRWSIPRFRYDQIGHLGWEKLMPLAILNIIITALVVTYGN, encoded by the coding sequence ATGAGTGAGATTGGGCTAACCATTTTTAGGATTGTTTTTATACTATCATTCGTACTATTATTGATACCGATCCTAGTACTACTTGAAAGAAAAATCTCTGCTTTCATTCAAGACAGACCAGGACCAAATAGAGCTAGTATTGCAGGCATCAGACTAGGTGGTATAGTTCAAGCTTTAGCCGACGCCCTTAAACTAGCCATAAAAGAGGATTTTACGCCAAAAGGAATTAGATCTAAATTTCTATTTATACTAGCCCCTATGGTGCTATTTTTGATGAGTGTTCTTAGCATTGCAGTAGTGCCATTTTCTGATTATTATACTATAAATGGCGTAAAACACATAATGCAAGCAGTTGCGTTTGATGGCGGAATGCTATGGTACCTTGGCGTTGCTTCATTAAGCGTATATGGCATAATGCTAGCTGGCTTTGCATCAAATAACAAATACTCGCTCCTTGGCTCTCTAAGAGCTGCTTCAGGGGTTATAAGCTATGAAATTCCTATGGGACTTGCAGTAGTTAGTATGATGATAACATATAGCTCTATAAATTTAAACGACTTCGTATCATATCAACAAGGCTCTTTTTTAGGGCTTCCTGCGTGGGGCATATTTATTCAGCCACTAGCCGCTATCATCTTTATAGTATGTGCATTTGCCGAAACAAACAGAGCTCCATTTGACTTAGCAGAAGGAGAAAGCGAGATAGTAGCTGGGTATCATCTTGAGTATAGCGCGATGAGCTTTGCTATGTTTTTTATGGCCGAATACATAGCAATGACCGCTATGAGTGCGCTTATAGTTACGATATTTTTTGGCGGATACTCTTTGCCTTATCTAAGCACTTCAGATTTAGCACAAAACTATGAGATAGTTCTTTTAGGGATAGCTATTTTTATTAGTTTATTTGGAGCAGTATTTATCTTTTGGACGTATAAAAATAATATTACAAGATACAAAACCACTTATGATAAACGAAAAAGAGAAAATAAATTTTATCTAATATCTACGCTTATTACGGTAATTCTTATAGACGCTATCTGCTTTTATCTTTATAACAGTGGGCTAACTACGCAAGGTAGCAAATTTTTAGCTTTAGTAGTAGATATGAGCGTATTTAGTATAAAAACTCTCATAGTGTTATTTTTATTTATAGTGGTTAGGTGGAGCATACCTAGATTTAGATATGATCAAATCGGACATCTTGGCTGGGAGAAACTTATGCCTCTAGCCATTTTAAATATCATTATAACTGCATTGGTGGTGACTTATGGCAATTAA
- a CDS encoding NuoI/complex I 23 kDa subunit family protein, giving the protein MAIKIKKIERKKMPLLQRLYLPYIFIGMARTLSHFFKNLLNSKNIEFLEYPEQRPSDITPRYRGLHRLLKDEKGALKCVACDMCATACPSNCIFIEAHEIPNSKEKEPIKFDIDLLECVYCGLCVEACPKDAIRMDSGIFTKVGNDRNSFIVDIATLANTKQGDF; this is encoded by the coding sequence ATGGCAATTAAAATCAAAAAAATAGAACGAAAGAAAATGCCGCTTTTACAAAGACTTTATCTACCATATATTTTTATCGGTATGGCTAGAACGCTTAGCCATTTTTTTAAGAATTTACTAAATAGTAAAAACATAGAGTTTTTAGAATATCCCGAGCAAAGACCTTCTGATATAACGCCTAGATACAGAGGACTTCACAGATTGCTAAAAGATGAAAAAGGAGCTTTAAAATGTGTAGCTTGTGATATGTGTGCCACTGCTTGTCCGTCAAACTGCATATTTATAGAAGCCCATGAGATACCAAATTCAAAAGAAAAAGAGCCTATTAAATTTGATATAGACTTGCTAGAGTGCGTATATTGCGGACTTTGTGTCGAGGCTTGTCCAAAAGATGCCATAAGAATGGATAGCGGGATTTTCACAAAAGTAGGAAATGATAGAAACTCATTTATAGTCGATATAGCCACTTTAGCAAACACAAAACAAGGAGATTTTTAA
- a CDS encoding NADH-quinone oxidoreductase subunit J family protein, whose product MELFLFINFSLLAIVSSLGLLFFKAPIHSALSLIVTLVCIAGLYLLLNAKTLFLIQIVVYAGAIMVLSIFVVMFFNIKSDFLIKRFSKKSLLLAMPIVILFAIFASLVLGLNPELEVANDGFGEIKPLGFYLFSNWALSFEAISILLTAALIAVVTILKGKNDA is encoded by the coding sequence ATGGAGCTGTTTTTATTTATAAATTTCTCTTTACTAGCTATTGTAAGTAGTCTTGGTCTGTTATTTTTCAAAGCTCCTATCCATAGTGCTTTAAGTCTTATAGTCACTCTTGTTTGCATAGCAGGACTTTATCTTTTATTAAATGCAAAAACGCTGTTCTTGATACAAATCGTCGTATATGCAGGAGCTATTATGGTATTAAGCATTTTTGTCGTGATGTTTTTCAACATCAAAAGCGACTTTTTGATAAAAAGATTTTCTAAAAAATCATTACTTCTTGCGATGCCTATCGTAATTTTATTTGCGATATTTGCTAGTTTAGTTTTAGGCTTAAACCCTGAATTAGAAGTAGCAAACGATGGTTTTGGAGAGATAAAACCGCTTGGTTTTTATCTATTTTCAAATTGGGCGCTTAGTTTTGAAGCTATATCGATCTTACTAACTGCAGCTCTCATCGCGGTAGTAACTATCTTAAAAGGTAAAAACGATGCTTGA
- the nuoK gene encoding NADH-quinone oxidoreductase subunit NuoK has translation MLDLYLLVALILFFIGMLGVVLRKNIFTIFMSVELMLNAVALIFAAFARANLNLDGQVIVLLIIAIAAAEASFGLALIVLMYKQKRNLNIENYNELKDNDAN, from the coding sequence ATGCTTGATCTATATCTATTGGTTGCTTTGATACTATTTTTTATAGGAATGCTTGGGGTAGTTCTTAGAAAAAATATCTTTACTATTTTTATGTCAGTTGAACTTATGCTAAATGCAGTCGCACTCATCTTTGCTGCTTTTGCTAGAGCAAATTTAAATCTTGATGGGCAAGTCATCGTTTTGCTTATCATAGCTATAGCTGCAGCTGAAGCTAGTTTTGGTTTAGCTCTTATCGTTTTGATGTATAAGCAAAAACGCAATCTAAATATAGAAAATTACAACGAATTAAAGGATAACGATGCTAATTAA
- the nuoL gene encoding NADH-quinone oxidoreductase subunit L, which translates to MLINIVVLAPFIGSVVLGIAYLNRVNLKITQNTFAALGMSAPLISLICMGIILFDGGASKSVNLSVFNWISVGSFEINIGFYLDKLSVIMGFFVLFLATLIHFYSIGYMDKDPGFGKFFSYMNLFLGSMLVLVLANSPIFMFVGWEGVGVCSYLLISFYFDGKDNVKAGNKAFILNRIGDFGFVIGLVTLYIAVGRSGFDYDSLASNISLISPNLAIFIGSCFICGALAKSAQIPLYTWLPDAMAGPTPISALIHAATMVTAGVYMVIRFDFLYENLSSVLEVLALIGVFSALFAAVIATKATDIKKILAYSTMSQLGYMFAALSYASGASLFHLFTHGFFKALLFLGAGSVIIALHHEQNIFKMGSLRKNRVLFYPMLIGSLAISGIFPFSGFFSKDAIILNAFLSGHYLIGAILLFVAGLTSYYVFRLFFLVFYSKNVAPKAHKVPSIMTFVNIVLSILAISGGAVMMILELPHASLMAEIIAGVISLSVSFLGIFIAYKKFFYYENKNEQESKFEIIVANKFYIDEIYDLLFVRTFASASKFITGVLDKAFYSAVLNLALAFKFTSKIYTKFTQTGLTNSYAFYMVLWICIIVIYIKVDL; encoded by the coding sequence ATGCTAATTAATATCGTAGTTTTAGCTCCGTTTATCGGTAGTGTAGTATTAGGCATAGCTTACTTAAATAGAGTAAATTTAAAAATCACACAAAATACATTTGCCGCTCTTGGTATGAGCGCACCTTTGATCAGCTTAATTTGTATGGGTATTATTTTATTTGATGGCGGAGCTAGTAAATCAGTAAATTTAAGCGTATTTAACTGGATAAGCGTAGGCAGTTTTGAGATAAATATAGGATTTTATCTTGATAAGCTTAGCGTTATTATGGGCTTTTTCGTACTTTTTTTAGCCACTCTTATACATTTTTATTCTATAGGATATATGGATAAAGATCCTGGATTTGGTAAGTTTTTTTCTTATATGAATTTATTTTTAGGAAGTATGCTCGTGCTAGTTTTAGCCAACTCTCCTATTTTTATGTTTGTCGGTTGGGAAGGCGTAGGCGTTTGTTCATACTTGCTTATATCTTTTTATTTTGATGGAAAAGATAATGTAAAAGCCGGAAATAAAGCTTTTATACTAAACCGCATAGGAGACTTCGGCTTCGTAATAGGACTAGTCACTTTATATATAGCTGTTGGAAGAAGTGGATTTGACTATGATAGTTTAGCATCAAACATATCTTTGATATCACCAAATTTAGCCATATTTATCGGATCTTGTTTTATCTGTGGAGCTTTAGCAAAATCAGCACAAATTCCTCTTTACACCTGGCTACCTGATGCTATGGCTGGACCAACTCCGATATCAGCTCTAATTCACGCAGCTACTATGGTAACTGCTGGCGTTTATATGGTTATACGTTTTGACTTTTTATATGAGAATTTAAGTAGTGTTTTAGAAGTTTTAGCACTCATCGGTGTTTTTAGCGCACTTTTTGCAGCTGTGATAGCTACAAAAGCAACCGATATCAAAAAAATTCTAGCATACTCAACTATGAGCCAACTAGGATATATGTTTGCAGCCCTTAGCTATGCTAGTGGTGCATCACTATTTCACCTTTTTACTCACGGATTTTTCAAAGCGCTTTTATTTTTAGGGGCTGGTTCGGTTATCATCGCGCTTCATCACGAACAAAATATATTTAAAATGGGCTCTTTGCGTAAAAATAGGGTTTTATTTTATCCTATGCTTATCGGCTCTCTTGCCATAAGCGGAATTTTCCCATTTTCTGGATTTTTCTCAAAAGACGCCATTATACTAAACGCCTTTTTATCAGGACATTATCTTATAGGCGCAATCTTGCTTTTTGTAGCTGGGCTAACTTCGTATTACGTTTTTAGACTATTTTTCTTGGTATTTTACTCTAAAAATGTAGCACCTAAAGCACATAAAGTGCCGTCTATTATGACTTTCGTAAATATTGTTTTATCGATTTTAGCTATATCAGGTGGGGCTGTTATGATGATTCTTGAGCTACCTCACGCTAGTCTTATGGCAGAGATTATAGCAGGAGTTATTAGCTTAAGTGTATCATTTTTGGGAATTTTTATAGCGTATAAAAAGTTCTTTTATTATGAGAATAAAAACGAGCAAGAGAGCAAATTTGAAATCATAGTCGCAAATAAATTTTATATCGACGAGATTTATGATCTGCTCTTTGTGCGTACTTTTGCTAGTGCTAGTAAATTTATCACAGGAGTATTAGATAAAGCGTTTTATAGCGCCGTTTTAAATTTAGCTTTAGCATTTAAATTTACAAGCAAGATCTACACCAAATTTACACAAACCGGACTTACAAATAGCTACGCGTTTTATATGGTTTTATGGATCTGCATCATCGTCATTTATATAAAGGTTGATTTATGA